A region from the Lolium perenne isolate Kyuss_39 chromosome 4, Kyuss_2.0, whole genome shotgun sequence genome encodes:
- the LOC127294788 gene encoding uncharacterized protein — MPHRARPMTGLLVFMGVNVVLLSTITPVYDFVCFHPYWDRRRERRAREREALQVKGSLETAK; from the exons ATGCCGCACCGCGCTCGCCCCATGACGGGGCTGCTGGTGTTCATGGGCGTCAACGTCGTCCTCCTTAGCACCATCACGCCCGTCTACGACTTCGTCTGCTTCCATCCCTACTGGGACCGCAGG AGAGAACGCCGTGCAAGGGAACGTGAAGCGCTGCAGGTCAAGGGTTCTCTAGAAACTGCAAAATAA
- the LOC127294787 gene encoding calcium-dependent protein kinase 25: MGQCCSKGAGHAGDDSKEPPAPPAAPKVEPVASSSTGSTVPAPPAAPNAKAGSKPPAPLGDVLGRAMEDVRATYSISKELGRGQFGVTHLCTHRSTGEKLACKTIAKRKLATREDVEDVRREVQIMYHLSGQPNIVDLRGAYEDKHNVHLVMELCAGGELFDRIIAKGHYTERAAAALLRAIVGIVHTCHSMGVMHRDLKPENFLLLSKGEDSPLKATDFGLSVFFKEGEVFRDIVGSAYYIAPEVLKRRYGPEADIWSIGVMLYIFLAGVPPFWAENENAIFTAVLRGQVDFNGDPWPTISSGAKDLVKKMLNINPKERLTAFQVLNHPWIKEDGDAPDTPLDNVVLNRLKQFRAMNQFKKAALRVIAGCLSEEEIKGLKEMFKNIDKDNSGTITLEELKNGLAKQGTKLSDNEIEQLMEAADADGNGLIDYDEFVTATVHMNKMDREEHLYTAFQYFDKDNSGYITKDELEQALKEKGLYDAKEIKDIISEADTDNDGRIDYSEFVAMMKKGTGTAEPTNPKKRRDLVIE; this comes from the exons ATGGGCCAATGCTGCTCCAAGGGTGCCGGCCACGCCGGCGACGACAGCAAGgagccgccggcgccgcccgcaGCCCCAAAGGTGGAGCCCGTTGCGTCGTCGTCGACCGGGAGCACCGTCCCCGCTCCACCGGCGGCCCCCAATGCCAAGGCGGGCAGCAAGCCGCCGGCCCCGCTGGGCGACGTGCTCGGGCGCGCCATGGAGGACGTGCGCGCCACCTACTCCATCAGCAAGGAGCTCGGGCGCGGCCAGTTCGGCGTGACCCACCTGTGCACGCACCGCTCCACCGGCGAGAAGCTGGCGTGCAAGACGATCGCCAAGCGGAAGCTGGCGACCAGGGAGGACGTGGAGGACGTCCGGCGGGAGGTGCAGATCATGTACCACCTCTCCGGCCAGCCCAACATCGTCGACCTCCGCGGCGCCTACGAGGACAAGCACAACGTGCACCTCGTCATGGAGCTCTGCGCCGGCGGCGAGCTCTTCGACCGGATCATCGCCAAGGGGCACTACACGGAGCGAGCCGCCGCGGCGCTCCTCCGCGCCATCGTCGGCATCGTGCATACCTGCCACTCCATGGGGGTGATGCACCGGGACCTCAAGCCGGAGAACTTCCTCCTGCTGAGCAAAGGGGAAGACTCACCGCTCAAGGCCACCGACTTCggcctctccgtcttcttcaagGAAGGCGAGGTGTTCCGGGACATCGTTGGCAGCGCCTACTACATCGCGCCCGAGGTGCTCAAGCGGCGGTACGGCCCGGAGGCTGACATCTGGAGCATCGGCGTCATGCTCTATATCTTCCTCGCCGGTGTCCCACCATTCTGGGCCGAGAACGAGAACGCCATCTTCACCGCTGTCCTGCGTGGACAGGTCGACTTCAACGGCGATCCGTGGCCAACCATCTCCTCAGGTGCCAAGGATCTTGTCAAGAAGATGCTCAACATCAACCCCAAGGAGAGGCTCACGGCCTTCCAAGTCCTCA ATCACCCATGGATCAAAGAAGACGGAGATGCACCTGATACGCCGCTCGACAACGTGGTTCTCAACAGGCTGAAGCAATTCAGGGCCATGAACCAGTTCAAGAAAGCTGCACTGAGG GTTATAGCTGGGTGCTTATCGGAAGAGGAGATCAAGGGGCTCAAGGAGATGTTCAAAAACATCGACAAAGACAATAGCGGCACGATCACACTCGAAGAGCTCAAGAACGGGCTAGCAAAGCAGGGCACAAAGCTGTCAGACAATGAAATTGAGCAGCTGATGGAAGCA GCTGATGCAGATGGCAATGGACTGATCGACTATGACGAGTTCGTCACCGCGACGGTTCACATGAACAAGATGGATAGAGAGGAACACCTCTATACAGCATTCCAGTACTTCGACAAGGACAACAGTGG CTACATAACAAAAGATGAGCTCGAGCAAGCCTTGAAGGAGAAGGGATTGTATGATGCCAAAGAGATCAAGGATATCATCTCAGAAGCTGACACTGACAAT GATGGGAGGATAGATTATTCAGAGTTTGTGGCAATGATGAAGAAAGGAACGGGCACCGCCGAGCCAACAAACCCGAAGAAGAGGAGAGATCTAGTTATAGAGTGA
- the LOC127347460 gene encoding uncharacterized protein → MVALGEGGSVLKLECHCKGELAMAHRDCALKWFGIKGNNNCDVCGHDVLNLPVTLRRVCDDAPPPLVLPSLAAAATPGNDNGGCSGFRRHGTAILVVVSMLAYFCFLEQLLVDDHGTTALTSSLPFAGVLGLFSSLIITKMVSRRYVWIYSAIQFLFIVLFTHLFYRYVQLQAVIAIILSTFLGSSVAICANTVLQIIRWRSRRLPLTQIHTSRLLSHSNRFCCILHSSSLLSFLLPLVLSDFVYIASCGLPLFSQILCMKTKFEIRKKKDVSKVFLAFIHSILMFVFSTYTSNCPKLTPTLSGPMM, encoded by the exons ATGGTGGCGCTAGGTGAAGGGGGCAGTGTTCTGAAGCTGGAGTGCCATTGCAAGGGCGAGCTCGCTATGGCGCACCGGGACTGCGCCCTGAAATGGTTCGGCATCAAGGGCAACAACAACTGCGACGTCTGCGGCCACGACGTTCTCAACCTTCCCGTTACACTCCGCCGTGTTTGTGACGACGCCCCTCCGCCGCTGGTACTACCATCTCTCGCTGCTGCCGCAACTCCTGGCAATGACAATGGCGGTTGCAGTGGGTTCAGGCGGCACGGCACGGCGATCCTGGTGGTGGTGAGCATGCTGGCTTACTTCTGCTTCCTGGAGCAGCTGCTGGTTGACGACCACGGCACCACCGCCCTCACCAGCTCCCTTCCCTTCGCGGGCGTCCTCGGCCTCTTCTCCTCCCTCATCATCACCAAGATGGTCTCCAGGAGATACGTCTGGATCTACTCCGCCATCCAGTTCCTCTTCATCGTCCTCTTCACCCACCTCTTCTACAGGTACGTGCAGCTGCAGGCCGTCATCGCCATCATCCTCTCCACCTTCCTGGGGTCCAGCGTCGCCATCTGCGCCAACACTGTGCTCCAGATCATCAGGTGGAGGTCCAGGCGGTTGCCGCTGACGCAGATTCACACCTCCAGGCTGCTCAGCCATAGCAATAGATTTTGCTGCATTCTCCACTCAAGCTCTCTGTTATCATTTCTTCTTCCCCTTGTTCTCTCAGATTTTGTGTATATAGCTAGCTGTGGCCTGCCCTTGTTCTCCCAGATTTTGTGTATGAAGACAAAGTTTGAAATACGAAAAAAGAAGGATGTAAGCAAAGTATTTCTTGCTTTTATTCATTCGATTCTAATGTTTGTATTCTCAACATACACTTCCAACTGCCCAAAGCTGACACCTA CATTGAGTGGTCCAATGATGTGA
- the LOC127294789 gene encoding probable auxin efflux carrier component 1b, whose product MITAADLYHVFTAVVPLYVAMTLAYGSVRWWRIFTPDQCSGINRFVALFAVPLLSFHFISSNDPYAMNLRFLAADTLQKLAVLALLALWCRLRRGSLDWLITLFSLSTLPNTLVMGIPLLRGMYGAASAGTLMVQIVVLQCIIWYTLMLFLFEYRGAKMLVLEQFPDTAADIVSFRVDSDVVSLAAGGGADLQAEAEVGEDGRMRVTVRKSTSSRSEAACSHSHSHSQSMQPRVSNLSGVEIYSLQSSRNPTPRGSSFNHAEFFNIVGKSGDEEKGSAGAGTGGHSPQPLPQALAAKRKDLHMFVWSSSASPVSDRAAGAAVHVFGGGADDVLAKGGAQAYDEYGRGGGDDFSFRNKNGGAANGDGPTLSKLGSNSTAQLHPKDDGEGRAAAMPPASVMTRLILIMVWRKLIRNPNTYSSLIGVVWSLVSYRWGIEMPAIIARSISILSDAGLGMAMFSLGLFMALQPRIIACGNSLAAYAMAVRFLVGPAFMAAASLAVGLRGVLLHIAIVQAALPQGIVPFVFAKEYNVHPNILSTAVIFGMLIALPITLVYYILLGL is encoded by the exons ATGATCACCGCGGCGGACCTCTACCACGTCTTCACGGCGGTGGTGCCGCTCTACGTCGCCATGACGCTCGCCTACGGCTCCGTCCGCTGGTGGCGCATCTTCACCCCGGACCAGTGCTCGGGGATCAACCGCTTCGTCGCGCTCTTCGCCGTCCCGCTCCTCTCCTTCCACTTCATCTCCTCCAACGACCCCTACGCCATGAACCTGCGCTTCCTCGCCGCCGACACGCTGCAGAAGCTCGCCGTCCTCGCGCTGCTCGCCCTCTGGTGCCGCCTCCGCCGCGGCTCCCTCGACTGGCTCATCACGCTCTTCTCCCTCTCCACGCTCCCCAACACGCTCGTCATGGGCATCCCGCTGCTCCGCGGCATGTACGGCGCCGCGTCCGCAGGCACGCTCATGGTGCAGATCGTCGTGCTCCAGTGCATCATCTGGTACACCCTCATGCTCTTCCTCTTCGAGTACCGCGGCGCAAAGATGCTCGTCCTCGAGCAGTTCCCGGACACCGCCGCAGACATCGTCTCCTTCCGCGTCGACTCCGACGTCGTCTCCCTCGCCGCCGGGGGCGGCGCCGACCTGCAGGCCGAGGCCGAGGTCGGGGAGGACGGACGGATGCGGGTCACCGTGCGCAAGTCCACCTCCTCCCGCTCCGAGGCTGCCTGTTCCCACTCCCACTCCCACTCCCAGTCCATGCAGCCGCGCGTCTCCAACCTCTCCGGCGTCGAGATATACTCGCTGCAGTCATCCAGGAACCCCACGCCGCGCGGATCCAGCTTCAACCACGCAGAGTTCTTCAACATCGTCGGCAAGTCTGGGGACGAGGAGAAGGGCTCAGCCGGCGCCGGCACCGGCGGCCACTCGCCACAGCCGCTGCCGCAGGCCTTGGCGGCCAAGCGCAAGGACCTGCACATGTTCGTCTGGAGCTCCAGCGCCTCGCCCGTCTCTGACCGCGCAGCTGGCGCCGCCGTGCACGTCTTCGGCGGTGGCGCCGACGACGTCCTCGCCAAAG GTGGTGCCCAGGCCTACGACGAGtacggccgcggcggcggcgacgacttcAGCTTCAGGAACAAGAACGGCGGCGCGGCCAACGGCGACGGCCCCACGCTCTCCAAGCTGGGCTCCAACTCCACCGCGCAGCTCCACCCCAAGGACGACGGCGAGGGGAGGGCCGCAGCCATGCCGCCGGCCAGCGTCATGACCAGGCTCATCCTCATCATGGTGTGGAGGAAGCTCATCAGGAACCCAAACACCTACTCTAGCCTCATCGGCGTCGTCTGGTCCCTCGTCTCATACAG GTGGGGGATTGAGATGCCGGCGATCATCGCACGGTCGATCTCGATCCTGTCGGACGCCGGGCTCGGGATGGCCATGTTCAGCCTAG GGTTGTTCATGGCGCTGCAGCCCCGGATCATCGCCTGCGGGAACTCGCTTGCGGCGTATGCCATGGCTGTCAGGTTCCTCGTCGGTCCTGCTTTCATGGCTGCTGCCTCCCTCGCCGTCGGGCTGCGTGGGGTTCTTCTGCACATCGCCATTGTTCAG GCTGCTCTTCCACAAGGAATCGTCCCCTTTGTGTTCGCCAAGGagtacaacgttcaccccaacatCCTGAGCACAGC CGTGATCTTCGGGATGCTGATCGCCCTCCCCATCACCCTGGTCTACTACATACTGCTGGGCCTCTGA